A region from the Desulfoglaeba alkanexedens ALDC genome encodes:
- a CDS encoding DUF2493 domain-containing protein — protein sequence MRVIVAGSRNLHDMNVVATAIRQSGFTVTEVVSGGAPGVDRLGEAWARLNNIPVRIFPADWVRFGPSAGPRRNVQMAAYADALVAIWDGRSPGTRHMISEAQRRGLAIHLVTVSAESPGGTKKRDTAGIQR from the coding sequence ATGCGGGTCATCGTCGCCGGATCCCGAAACCTCCATGACATGAACGTGGTGGCGACCGCCATCCGCCAAAGCGGGTTCACGGTGACGGAAGTGGTCTCAGGAGGGGCTCCCGGCGTGGACCGGCTCGGAGAAGCCTGGGCTCGCCTCAACAACATTCCGGTTCGGATTTTTCCCGCGGATTGGGTCCGTTTCGGTCCTTCCGCCGGTCCGCGTCGAAACGTTCAAATGGCAGCGTACGCGGACGCCCTGGTGGCGATCTGGGACGGTCGAAGTCCCGGCACCCGGCACATGATCTCGGAAGCTCAACGGCGAGGTCTTGCCATTCACCTGGTCACCGTTTCAGCCGAATCACCCGGCGGAACCAAAAAAAGGGATACGGCCGGCATTCAGCGATGA
- a CDS encoding ATP-binding protein has translation MTWLTDDELLNRLYELESPLVERKRSGADRSGIRRNICAFANDLSGSGQVGVIFLGVEDDGQCAGIAIDDQLLRTLAQMRSDGNIQPIPSMQVERRVLDGCPVAVIQVEPANDPPVRYQGRVWVKVGPTVQVATAEEERRLIERRRAGDLPFDLRPAGSADLEALDLGYIRRIYLPAVISPDVLEWNDRPLEQQLRSLRLVHGDHPTWGGLIGCGIDPQAWVPGSYVQFLRIDGLSLTDPIKHQKELTGKLEDVLRRLDELFEINISVRTRFVDVPREARQPDYPLVALQQLGRNAVMHRTYEGTNAPVRVYWYSDRVEIQNPGGLYGQVTQENIGTGVTDYRNPLIAEMMHHLGFAQRFGMGLPIAQKALKDNGNPPPEFHFSSTHVAVTVRSAI, from the coding sequence ATGACATGGCTTACTGATGATGAGCTTCTCAATCGTCTCTATGAACTGGAATCCCCTTTAGTCGAGCGCAAGCGGAGCGGCGCGGACCGTAGCGGTATCCGCAGGAATATCTGCGCCTTCGCCAACGACCTCAGCGGCAGCGGTCAGGTCGGTGTGATCTTCCTGGGCGTCGAGGACGATGGTCAATGCGCCGGGATCGCCATCGACGACCAACTGCTTCGCACACTTGCCCAAATGCGCTCGGACGGCAATATCCAGCCGATTCCTTCCATGCAGGTAGAGCGCAGGGTCCTGGATGGCTGTCCGGTAGCGGTCATACAGGTCGAGCCGGCGAACGATCCGCCGGTGCGCTATCAGGGGCGGGTTTGGGTCAAGGTCGGGCCGACCGTCCAGGTAGCTACAGCCGAAGAAGAGAGGCGGCTGATCGAACGGCGCCGGGCCGGTGATCTGCCCTTTGATCTGCGCCCTGCAGGTTCTGCTGACCTGGAGGCACTCGACCTGGGCTACATCCGGCGCATCTATCTACCTGCGGTCATTTCGCCGGACGTGCTAGAATGGAATGATCGGCCTCTGGAACAGCAGTTGCGCTCGCTCCGGCTGGTCCATGGAGATCACCCCACCTGGGGCGGACTGATCGGGTGTGGTATCGATCCGCAGGCATGGGTCCCAGGCTCCTATGTCCAGTTCTTGCGCATCGACGGTTTGTCTCTCACCGATCCCATCAAGCACCAGAAGGAGCTTACCGGCAAGCTGGAAGATGTCCTGCGGCGGCTGGACGAGCTCTTCGAAATCAATATTTCGGTGCGGACCCGATTCGTGGATGTCCCACGTGAGGCAAGGCAACCGGACTATCCGCTGGTTGCCCTGCAGCAACTAGGGAGAAATGCGGTCATGCATCGCACCTACGAGGGGACCAACGCGCCCGTGCGGGTCTACTGGTACAGCGACAGGGTCGAGATCCAGAACCCCGGCGGTCTGTACGGTCAGGTCACCCAGGAGAACATCGGCACCGGCGTCACCGATTACCGCAATCCCTTGATCGCCGAGATGATGCATCACCTGGGCTTCGCCCAGCGCTTCGGCATGGGACTGCCCATCGCCCAAAAAGCCTTGAAGGACAACGGCAATCCGCCACCAGAATTCCACTTTTCCAGCACTCATGTGGCAGTCACCGTGAGGTCCGCGATATGA
- a CDS encoding ParA family protein yields the protein MKTITFFNNKGGVGKTSLVYHLAWMYADLGLKVIAADLDPQANLTSMFLPDDRLEEIWMDGGHKQTIYGAFQPLLEGTGDVRMPHLEEVAPGLCLVVGDLALSSAEDELSSQWPDCLDRKPRAFRVLSGLWRILREAGKSIEADLILIDIGPNLGALNRAALVSTQHVVIPLAPDLYSLQGLRNLGPTLRRWRLEWSERLQRRPNALGDMELPGGEMQPAGYVVLQHAVRLNRPVKAYSFWMARIPEEYRKSVVAEKIAESVTIETDPHCLATLKHYRSLMPLAQEARKPMFFLKPADGAIGSHMAAVQACYMDFSHLAKRIAKQCGVTLS from the coding sequence ATGAAAACCATTACCTTTTTCAACAACAAGGGCGGCGTCGGCAAGACCTCGCTCGTCTATCACCTGGCTTGGATGTATGCCGATCTTGGGCTGAAGGTCATCGCAGCAGACCTCGATCCCCAGGCCAACCTCACCAGCATGTTTCTCCCAGACGACCGGCTGGAAGAAATCTGGATGGACGGGGGTCACAAACAGACGATCTATGGTGCTTTTCAGCCGCTGCTCGAGGGCACTGGCGATGTCAGGATGCCCCATCTCGAAGAGGTCGCGCCTGGTCTTTGCCTCGTGGTGGGCGATCTAGCGCTTTCGTCCGCCGAAGACGAGTTATCCAGCCAATGGCCGGATTGTCTCGATCGCAAGCCGCGCGCCTTCCGTGTGCTGAGCGGTTTGTGGCGGATTCTGCGGGAGGCTGGCAAGAGCATCGAGGCCGATCTGATCCTGATCGATATCGGGCCCAACCTGGGCGCGCTGAACCGTGCTGCACTGGTTTCCACTCAGCATGTGGTGATCCCATTGGCACCCGACCTTTACTCTCTACAGGGCCTGCGCAATCTCGGGCCCACTCTGCGCCGCTGGCGGCTAGAATGGTCGGAGCGGCTCCAACGCCGGCCGAATGCGCTTGGAGATATGGAGCTACCCGGCGGCGAGATGCAGCCTGCGGGCTATGTCGTCCTGCAACACGCCGTCCGGCTCAACCGGCCGGTTAAGGCATACAGCTTCTGGATGGCGCGTATTCCCGAAGAGTACCGCAAATCGGTAGTGGCTGAAAAAATCGCCGAATCGGTCACGATTGAGACCGATCCGCATTGTCTCGCCACCCTCAAACACTACCGCAGCCTGATGCCCTTGGCCCAGGAGGCGCGAAAACCCATGTTCTTTCTCAAGCCGGCCGATGGTGCCATCGGTAGCCACATGGCGGCAGTGCAGGCGTGCTATATGGATTTTTCTCACCTGGCGAAACGCATCGCCAAACAGTGTGGAGTAACGTTGTCATGA
- a CDS encoding NADH:flavin oxidoreductase/NADH oxidase — MAKSVLFSPLRIKDVEFRNRIFVSPMCQYSSEDGLPTDWHLVHLGSRAVGGAALVLVEATAVSPEGRISPWDSGIWSGRHALALQKITAFLKAQGAVPGIQIAHAGRKASTDAPWRGGRPLGTDSGGWQPMAPSPVPFDEVSPVPRAMSREEIERVEDQFADAARYSLEAGFEVLEIHMAHGYLAHEFLSPLSNRRTDLYGGDLENRMRFPLEVAKKVREIWPENLPLFVRISCTDWMEGGWDLVQSVELCRRLKELAVDLIDCSSGGLVPRARIPVGPGFQVPFAEAVRREVGIAVGAVGLITSPVQAEQIVANGQADAVLLARELLRNPYWPLEAARALGVDLPWPPQYRLAKPA, encoded by the coding sequence ATGGCAAAGTCAGTTCTCTTTTCACCCCTTAGAATCAAGGACGTCGAGTTTCGCAACCGGATTTTCGTTTCCCCCATGTGCCAGTATTCCAGTGAGGACGGTCTGCCCACGGACTGGCACCTGGTTCACCTGGGGAGCCGTGCCGTGGGTGGGGCTGCCCTAGTCTTGGTCGAGGCCACGGCCGTTTCGCCCGAAGGGCGCATAAGCCCGTGGGATTCGGGCATCTGGTCCGGGCGGCACGCCCTCGCGTTGCAGAAGATTACGGCGTTTCTCAAGGCCCAGGGAGCCGTGCCCGGCATTCAGATCGCCCATGCGGGACGAAAGGCCTCCACGGACGCCCCGTGGAGAGGCGGTAGGCCCCTGGGAACCGATTCGGGGGGCTGGCAGCCGATGGCTCCCAGTCCCGTCCCTTTTGATGAGGTGTCCCCGGTGCCCCGGGCCATGTCCCGGGAGGAGATCGAGCGGGTGGAAGATCAGTTCGCGGACGCAGCCCGCTACAGCCTCGAGGCGGGGTTCGAGGTCCTGGAGATCCACATGGCCCACGGCTACCTCGCCCACGAATTCCTCTCCCCCCTGTCCAACCGGCGCACCGACCTCTACGGAGGAGATCTCGAGAATCGGATGCGGTTTCCCCTCGAGGTCGCCAAGAAGGTGAGGGAGATCTGGCCGGAGAACCTGCCCCTGTTCGTTCGGATTTCCTGTACGGACTGGATGGAAGGCGGGTGGGACCTGGTTCAGTCCGTCGAGCTTTGCCGCAGGCTGAAAGAATTAGCCGTGGATCTTATTGACTGCTCGAGCGGAGGGCTGGTGCCGCGGGCAAGGATTCCCGTGGGTCCCGGGTTCCAGGTTCCCTTTGCCGAAGCGGTCCGAAGGGAAGTCGGGATTGCCGTGGGTGCGGTGGGGCTCATTACCAGCCCGGTGCAGGCGGAACAAATCGTGGCCAACGGGCAGGCGGATGCGGTGCTGCTGGCCCGGGAACTGTTGCGCAATCCCTATTGGCCCTTGGAGGCCGCAAGAGCCTTGGGCGTCGACCTGCCCTGGCCCCCTCAATACCGGTTGGCCAAACCCGCGTAA